A window of the Brassica oleracea var. oleracea cultivar TO1000 chromosome C1, BOL, whole genome shotgun sequence genome harbors these coding sequences:
- the LOC106314195 gene encoding squalene epoxidase 3, whose translation MAVDHLILTTCFASLFASLLLYLLRRRSKEIVSRNNEPLTVKPGNNDVDIIIVGAGVAGAALAHTLGKEGRRVHVIERDLTEPDRIVGELLQPGGYLKLIELGLEDCVKEIDAQRVLGYALFKDGKHTKLSYPLDQFDSDVAGRSFHNGRFVQRMREKASTLPNVKMEQGTVTSLVEENGVIKGVQYKTKEGQELKSYAPLTIVCDGCFSNLRRSLCKPKVEVPSNFVGLVLENCELPFPNHGHVVLGDPSPILFYPISSSEVRCLVDVPGSKLPSLASGDMAKHLKTTVAPQVPIEIREAFLSAVEKGNIRTMPNRSMPADPIPTPGALLLGDAFNMRHPLTGGGMTVALSDIVILRDLLNPLVDLTDKESLSKYIESFYTLRKPVASTINTLAGALYKVFLASPDDARSEMRRACFDYLSLGGVCSSGPVALLSGLNPRPMSLVLHFFSVAIFGVGRLLVPLPSVKRLWLGARLISSASGIIFPIIKAEGVRQMFFPRTIPAIYRAPPAHSSPQ comes from the exons ATGGCCGTCGATCACTTAATCCTGACAACATGCTTCGCCTCCTTGTTCGCGTCTCTGCTTCTCTACCTCCTGCGACGTCGGAGCAAGGAGATTGTGAGCAGAAACAACGAACCCCTAACGGTGAAACCTGGAAACAATGACGTCGATATCATCATTGTCGGCGCTGGTGTTGCCGGCGCTGCCCTTGCTCATACACTCGGCAAG GAAGGGAGAAGAGTTCACGTTATTGAAAGAGACTTAACCGAACCTGACCGGATTGTTGGTGAGTTGCTTCAACCAGGTGGATACTTGAAGTTAATCGAACTCGGGCTTGAAG ATTGTGTGAAGGAGATAGATGCGCAGAGAGTTCTTGGTTATGCACTCTTCAAAGATGGGAAACACACCAAACTCTCTTACCCTCTTGATCAGTTTGATTCTGATGTGGCTGGTCGTAGCTTTCACAATGGTAGATTTGTGCAGAGGATGCGAGAGAAAGCTTCTACACTTCCCAA TGTTAAAATGGAGCAAGGAACAGTGACATCATTAGTAGAAGAAAACGGAGTAATTAAAGGCGTTCAATACAAAACCAAAGAAGGACAAGAACTTAAATCATATGCTCCACTCACCATCGTATGCGATGGTTGTTTCTCCAACTTACGTCGCTCTCTTTGCAAACCTAAAGTAGAAGTACCATCAAACTTCGTCGGTCTCGTCTTAGAGAACTGCGAGCTTCCCTTTCCAAACCACGGCCACGTTGTCCTCGGCGACCCTTCACCCATTCTCTTCTACCCCATAAGCAGCTCTGAAGTCCGTTGCTTAGTGGACGTACCTGGCTCAAAACTACCTTCACTCGCAAGCGGCGACATGGCTAAACATCTCAAAACAACCGTTGCACCACAAGTACCTATCGAGATCCGAGAGGCCTTCCTCTCAGCTGTTGAGAAAGGTAACATAAGAACAATGCCGAACCGTAGCATGCCTGCTGACCCCATCCCTACGCCAGGAGCTCTCCTTCTTGGTGACGCGTTTAACATGCGTCATCCTTTAACCGGAGGCGGTATGACCGTGGCATTGTCTGATATAGTCATCCTACGTGATCTTTTAAACCCTCTTGTTGACTTAACCGATAAAGAGTCGTTGTCCAAGTACATCGAGTCTTTCTACACGTTGCGGAAACCGGTTGCGTCGACTATTAATACACTCGCGGGGGCTTTGTATAAAGTGTTTTTGGCGTCTCCTGACGATGCGAGAAGCGAGATGCGTCGAGCTTGCTTTGATTACCTTAGCCTTGGAGGGGTTTGCTCGTCGGGTCCAGTGGCTTTGCTGTCGGGTTTGAACCCGAGACCTATGAGTCTTGTTCTTCATTTCTTCTCTGTGGCTATATTCGGTGTTGGTCGTTTGCTTGTGCCTCTTCCTTCAGTTAAACGACTGTGGCTTGGTGCTAGACTCATCTCG AGTGCTTCGGGGATTATATTTCCAATAATAAAAGCAGAAGGTGTGAGGCAAATGTTCTTCCCTCGAACCATTCCTGCTATTTACAGAGCTCCTCCTGCTCATTCTTCTCCTCAGTGA